The genomic stretch GGATTGTCCATGTTGGACACAATGATCCCTAAAGTCCGACTACTTCCACGAGCCAGCGAACGAGCGTGCAGGTTGGGATGATACTTGAGCTCCGTTGCGGCCTTCATCACGCGGGCGCGCGTCGTGTTCTTCACAACTGACAGGTTGTTTAGAACGCGGGAAACCGTGGCGACGGAAACACCCGCCTTTTTTGCCACAGCCTGCAAACTCATATTTCCCGTATTCGGTTTGATGGTCTTGAACCTGCCCGGCACTCGGATTGTAAGTGCGCTTTCCTCTCGTGCTCAAGCGGTTCTGTTAAGAAACGTACATCCAGAGGATTCAGTGCGCATTACTGAAATCCGCCACTCCAACTTTGACCAAAGTGTTGCGCGGACGCCTGGCTTCCGCCGCGCGCGCGGTCGGATCGGTCGCCGTGGGTGCGGGCTTCTCCGTCCAGACTCCATACACGCGACCGTTGAGGGCCGCGATTCCCGTGTAGTCGCCCATGAAGGCTTCGTAGGCTCGGAACGGCTCAGTGGTCCACGCGTAATTCTTGAAGGAACGACCTCCATCGCTGGATCGTGCGAGGGTCACGGTCTGTTGCTCGTTGTTCTTGGAATTGCGGCGGTCATAGAAAATGACGTATGCATCGCTCGTCGCGGGATCAACTGAGAGCCACTGAAAATACTGATCGGCGCCGTCGTGTTGCGCGTCATCGTTCACGCGCACGGGTGCGGACCAGGATCGGCCTTCGTCGTCAGAGGTTGCGCAGAAAACGTCGACATCGCCATTGCGGTAATCGCTCCAGGTCACGTACAGCCGACCATGCTTTCCTGCCTTCGGCGCGAGTGCGATTTGGGGAAAGCCATTTGCGCGTGCCACATCCTGAACCTTGAACATGATCGGCGCGGTCTGGACGATCTTTCGCGGCTTATCGAAGCTCTGACCACCATTATGGGAAATGGCAAGCATCATGTCATTGCCGTCGTTCCATACGACGTACAGCGTTCCATCCGGCGCTACTACACCGTCGAAACCCTCAAGCGCGCCATTGTCGTCGCGCGGCAACCCGCGATGCGTGTCGATCTCGATGGGCTTCGACCAGGTCTCGCCGCCGTCAGTGGAACGCGTCAATAGGATTTCCGAGTCCTGCAGCGTCCAACGAGTCCAGCCGATGTACAGATTTCCAGCGTATTTGCTTTGTGTGGTATCCGAGACGATGTACGGCTTGTCTTCCCACGGAGGATTCTGCTCGGTGCTGTCGTGCGCGATGACGGCAATATCGTTCGCTTCCCAGGTCTTGCCGCCATCGAGCGATCTGCGCAGGTAAAGTCCATTGCGGGAGGAGTTGTGTCCCCAATAGTTGTAGGTGCCGAGCTTGTCGAAAGCCATGTAGGAGATGATGGCGTGACCGCGCGTATCAAACACGACCGACACGTCTCCGGAAACCCTGTAGCGCGTTGACTCTACGCCGGTGGCGAGTTGCCAATGATTGCCGCCGTCAGTGGAGTAGGCGGCATGCGCGTTGTCCTGGAAGACAGCGACTACCTGCTCAGGATGTTTGGGATTGATCGCGACGCCCGGCTCCGTGAAATATCCCGGTTCCGGGGTCAGCGCTGAGACGGATGATTCCGGCGCAGTCGGAAGTTCTTGAGCATAAGAAGTCGCCAGTAGCAGGCAAGCGAACAACGAGAAAACAAGAAGCTTCGACAGGGCACGTCCGAGAGCGGTCATAGTTCTCCAATATCCTTTATTGCTGCCAAATCGCCGTTTGCAGGCGAAGCGGCATTGTATACAATATCCATATCAGCAGCACAGACACTGTGAGCTCAAAAAACCTGCCTCGCCGAAACGCGCTGAAGTTGTTGGGCGGTGCAATTGCCGCAAGCTGCCTCGATTTGCCTACTCTGCTCCTCGCTCAAGAGCACATTCAGATCGCCGGCCGGGAAGCACGGATTTCCATCTCGACAATCAGTCCCCACACTGCTCGTATTCAGATCGCTGAATCTGGCTCTGCTCCCGGAGCGCAGATCGATGATGGTGCAGTTCTCGAAGCCCAGCTGCGATCATCCACGCCCCGCAAGAGTGTGACAGGCCCTCGCGTCTCAATCCAACGTAATCCGCTAACGATTAAGGTGTCGGACACCGACGGCAAACCTGTACAGGAATTGCGAGTTGACGAAGAGAGCGGCGCAGTAACTTTTCTGCTCGGCGATGGTCCTATTTTGGGAATGGGCGAGGGGGGTCCTCAGTTCGACCGTCGCGGGAATCTCGATCCCATGCGGAGCGGTCAGGGCGGATATCACCTTCGTACTTACGGCGGGCGCGTCCCCATCCAGTGGATGATCGGGACCTCGGGTTGGGCTATGTTCGTACACCAGCCGCTCGCCACCTTCGATCTCACCGATTCCGAAGGCAAGCTCACAGCGAATGATCCGAAAGCTGCGTTACCGATCGACACTTTCGTTGTTAGCGTAAAGGAACCGGCGCAGGCAATGGCGGAATACGCGCGCATTACGGGACATCCGGAGATGCCGCCGCTGTGGTCGCTCGGTTATCAGCAATCGCATCGCACCATCACCAGTCGCGACGAGATCCTTTCTATTGCGCGCACCTTCCGCGAAAAGAAGCTGCCGTGCGATGCGCTGATCTATCTCGGAACCGGCTTCTGTCCATCAGGATGGAATACGGAAAACGGATCATTCCAATTCAATCGGCGGGCTTTTCCTGATCCCAAAGAGATACTCGACGAATTCCATCGTTTGAATTTTCGCGTGGTGCTGCACGCAGTGATCCTCACACGCACGCTGCGCGGGAGT from Terriglobales bacterium encodes the following:
- a CDS encoding sialidase family protein, with translation MTALGRALSKLLVFSLFACLLLATSYAQELPTAPESSVSALTPEPGYFTEPGVAINPKHPEQVVAVFQDNAHAAYSTDGGNHWQLATGVESTRYRVSGDVSVVFDTRGHAIISYMAFDKLGTYNYWGHNSSRNGLYLRRSLDGGKTWEANDIAVIAHDSTEQNPPWEDKPYIVSDTTQSKYAGNLYIGWTRWTLQDSEILLTRSTDGGETWSKPIEIDTHRGLPRDDNGALEGFDGVVAPDGTLYVVWNDGNDMMLAISHNGGQSFDKPRKIVQTAPIMFKVQDVARANGFPQIALAPKAGKHGRLYVTWSDYRNGDVDVFCATSDDEGRSWSAPVRVNDDAQHDGADQYFQWLSVDPATSDAYVIFYDRRNSKNNEQQTVTLARSSDGGRSFKNYAWTTEPFRAYEAFMGDYTGIAALNGRVYGVWTEKPAPTATDPTARAAEARRPRNTLVKVGVADFSNAH